One segment of Rosa chinensis cultivar Old Blush chromosome 6, RchiOBHm-V2, whole genome shotgun sequence DNA contains the following:
- the LOC112173604 gene encoding uncharacterized protein LOC112173604, with translation MAWFPLLCITNEQTCIDTFLSLQIFIQKLGSNGHHFGKKINLTKMKTHTLKFLEEDSGPPEWHPASPGLKSACQDATLYCKARGKNISKPSMAGFQYGLSNKDFLSGLVGMNSLKQNKRRWTNHITPAGRWD, from the exons ATGGCTTGGTTTCCACTGCTTTGCATTACCAATGAGCAAACCTGTATCGATACTTTTTTGTCCTTGCAAATTTTTATCCAAAAACTTGGATCAAATGGGCATCACTTTGGGAAAAAAATCAACCTGACTAAGATGAAGACACATACTCTCAAATTTCTTGAAGAGGACAGTGGTCCTCCAGAATGGCACCCAGCATCTCCTGGATTAAAG TCTGCCTGCCAAGATGCTACTTTGTATTGTAAGGCGAGAGGGAAGAATATTTCAAAGCCAAGTATGGCTGGTTTCCAATATGGCTTGTCAAATAAGGATTTCTTATCAGGGCTGGTTGGCATGAACTCTCTTAAACAG AATAAAAGGAGATGGACCAACCATATAACACCTGCAGGCAGATGGGACTAG
- the LOC112173603 gene encoding L-galactose dehydrogenase gives MAKVELRELGNTGLKLSCVGFGASPLGNVFGPVSDEEAVGSVREAFRRGINFFDTSPYYGGTLSEKVLGKTLKALGVPRSEYIVATKCGRYAEGFDFSADRVTKSIDESLERLQLDYVDILQCHDIEFGNLDQIVNETIPTLQKLKEAGKIHFIGITGLPLGVFTYVLDRVPPGTVDVVLSYCHYSINDSALEDLLPYLKSKGVGVISASPLAMGLLTERGPPEWHPASPELKSTCQAAALYCKERGKNISKLAMQYSLSNKDISSVLVGMNSVKQVEENVAAAVELSTVGKDEQTISEVEAILKPVKNQTWPSGIQQS, from the exons ATGGCCAAGGTTGAACTTCGAGAACTGGGTAACACAGGGCTCAAGCTCAGCTGCGTTGGCTTCGGCGCTTCCCCTCTCGGCAACGTCTTCGGCCCAGTCTCCGACGAAGAAGCCGTCGGCTCCGTTCGTGAAGCTTTTCGCCGGGGCATCAACTTCTTCGACACCTCTCC GTACTATGGAGGGACATTGTCAGAGAAGGTGCTTGGTAAAACACTAAAGGCTCTAGGAGTTCCAAGGAGTGAGTATATTGTGGCAACAAAGTGTGGACGATATGCTGAAGGTTTCGATTTCAGTGCTGATAGAGTGACTAAGAGCATCGATGAGAGCTTGGAAAGGTTGCAGCTAGATTACGTTGATATATTGCAATGCCATGACATTGAATTTGGAAATCTCGATCAG ATTGTCAATGAGACAATTCCCACTCTACAGAAACTGAAAGAAGCAGGGAAGATCCATTTCATTGGTATCACGGGACTTCCTTTGGGAGTTTTCACATATGTTCTTGACCGGGTACCACCTGGCACAGTGGACGTTGTTCTGTCATATTGCCATTACAGTATTAATGATTCAGCACTGGAGGATTTACTGCCTTACCTGAAGAGCAAAGGTGTTGGTGTAATTAGTGCTTCTCCACTTGCAATGGGGCTTCTCACTGAGCGTGGTCCTCCAGAATGGCATCCAGCATCTCCTGAACTCAAG TCTACTTGTCAAGCTGCTGCTTTGTATTGTAAAGAGAGAGGGAAGAATATTTCAAAGTTAGCTATGCAATACAGCTTGTCCAATAAGGATATCTCATCAGTGCTGGTTGGCATGAACTCTGTTAAACAG GTTGAGGAAAATGTTGCTGCTGCTGTGGAGCTTTCAACTGTTGGGAAAGATGAGCAAACCATATCAGAGGTTGAAGCTATTCTGAAACCTGTCAAGAATCAGACTTGGCCTAGTGGAATCCAGCAGAGCTAA
- the LOC112173644 gene encoding auxin-induced protein 15A, translating to MGIKLMGIAHAKQKLQRTLSARLGAVTDTTGIDVPKGHFAVYVGEGKKKRFVIPISYLNHPLFLDLLNKAQEEFGYDHPTGGLTIPCSEDYFITLTSALNSS from the coding sequence ATGGGTATCAAATTGATGGGTATAGCTCATGCCAAGCAGAAACTACAGCGAACCCTTTCAGCGAGATTAGGAGCAGTTACAGACACTACGGGTATTGATGTTCCGAAAGGCCACTTTGCTGTTTATGTTGGAGAAGGCAAGAAGAAGAGGTTTGTGATTCCGATATCGTATTTGAACCATCCTTTGTTTCTAGACTTGTTGAACAAGGCTCAGGAAGAGTTTGGATATGATCATCCTACAGGTGGTCTTACAATTCCATGCAGTGAGGACTACTTCATTACCCTAACTTCGGCTCTAAACTCCTCATAA